A single genomic interval of Hippea jasoniae harbors:
- the infB gene encoding translation initiation factor IF-2, which produces MKKMRVYEIARKLNTKSNVVIKKLNDMGINVKSNFSGVDAETAQKFIDEWNKSKKEVIKEVKAKKKEEKKTKKKEKEVSEEKKPKPLKYKQSKQKIFREDTLPQKFKKRKKYKKTKAETPQEEETKSIEFSKGMTVFEFAGKLGVDFSDILGKLFELGVMARKNDVIDEEAARIIAEEYGFEIEEKQEASKEAEELFDIEDNPEDLLERPPIVTVMGHVDHGKTSILDAIKSTNIAQREAGGITQHIAAYSVKIEGKYITFLDTPGHEAFTEMRARGAQITDIVVLVVAADDGVMPQTIEAINHAKAADVPIVVAINKIDKPNANPEKVKQELSNYGVVPEEWGGNNLFVNVSAKKRIGIDDLLEAILLQAEMMELKANPNKRAKGVVVEAKLDKNRGPVATVVVKEGTLKQGDAFIVGVQYGKVRAMVDDKGKKIKQVGPSFAAEILGLQGVPEPGDTLIVVSDEKKAKEIALKRQEELKQAILNQRSVSLENIFEQIEGGEVKELPVILKTDVFGSIEAIKNALIKLSTDEVTVKVIHAAVGAITKTDINLAKASNAVVIGFNVRPTQEALKLANDLKIDVRTYKVIYDIVDDVKKSLSGLLSPEEKEEILGRVEVRQTFKVPRVGVVAGCYVTYGKIARNAKVRVLRDGVIIHEGNIASLKRFKEDVSEVQQGYECGVGIEAFNDIKEGDVIEVYRIVKVEREL; this is translated from the coding sequence ATGAAAAAAATGAGGGTTTATGAGATAGCAAGAAAACTCAATACAAAGAGTAATGTTGTCATAAAAAAGCTCAACGATATGGGTATCAATGTTAAAAGCAACTTTAGCGGTGTGGATGCCGAAACAGCGCAAAAATTTATAGATGAATGGAATAAATCAAAAAAAGAGGTCATAAAAGAGGTTAAAGCAAAGAAGAAAGAGGAGAAGAAAACAAAAAAGAAGGAAAAAGAGGTATCAGAAGAAAAAAAACCAAAGCCTTTAAAATACAAACAGTCTAAACAAAAAATCTTCAGAGAAGATACGCTACCTCAAAAATTCAAAAAGAGGAAAAAATACAAAAAAACAAAAGCAGAAACTCCGCAGGAAGAGGAAACAAAAAGCATCGAATTTTCAAAAGGAATGACAGTTTTTGAGTTTGCAGGCAAGCTTGGAGTTGATTTTTCAGATATTTTGGGCAAGCTTTTTGAGCTTGGCGTAATGGCAAGAAAAAACGATGTAATCGATGAAGAGGCAGCAAGGATTATAGCTGAGGAGTATGGTTTTGAAATAGAAGAGAAACAGGAAGCCTCAAAGGAAGCCGAAGAGCTTTTTGATATTGAAGATAATCCTGAGGATTTGCTTGAAAGGCCACCGATTGTTACAGTTATGGGTCATGTTGATCATGGAAAAACATCGATTCTGGATGCTATAAAAAGCACGAATATTGCACAAAGAGAAGCTGGTGGTATAACGCAGCATATAGCAGCATACTCTGTTAAAATTGAAGGCAAATATATAACATTTCTTGATACACCGGGTCATGAGGCATTTACAGAGATGAGGGCACGCGGTGCTCAGATTACAGATATCGTTGTGCTTGTTGTAGCTGCAGATGACGGTGTTATGCCTCAAACGATTGAGGCTATAAACCACGCCAAAGCTGCCGATGTGCCGATTGTTGTTGCTATAAATAAAATCGATAAGCCCAACGCCAACCCCGAAAAGGTCAAACAGGAGCTTTCAAATTACGGTGTTGTGCCTGAGGAGTGGGGTGGTAATAACCTTTTTGTTAATGTAAGTGCCAAAAAAAGAATTGGTATAGATGATTTGCTGGAAGCCATACTTCTGCAGGCTGAGATGATGGAGCTTAAAGCAAATCCTAACAAAAGGGCAAAAGGCGTTGTGGTTGAGGCAAAATTGGATAAAAACAGAGGACCTGTTGCAACGGTTGTTGTAAAGGAAGGCACACTCAAGCAGGGAGATGCATTTATTGTTGGTGTTCAGTATGGAAAAGTGCGTGCAATGGTGGATGATAAGGGTAAAAAGATAAAACAGGTAGGTCCATCATTTGCTGCTGAGATTCTGGGTTTGCAGGGAGTGCCAGAACCGGGTGATACTTTGATTGTTGTATCGGATGAGAAGAAGGCTAAAGAGATAGCATTAAAAAGACAGGAAGAGCTTAAGCAGGCAATACTCAATCAACGCAGCGTCAGTCTTGAAAATATATTTGAGCAGATTGAGGGTGGTGAGGTTAAGGAATTACCCGTTATTTTAAAGACCGATGTTTTTGGCTCTATTGAGGCTATAAAGAATGCATTGATTAAACTATCCACAGATGAGGTGACGGTTAAGGTTATACATGCAGCGGTGGGTGCAATTACAAAGACGGATATAAACCTTGCAAAGGCATCCAATGCGGTGGTGATAGGATTTAATGTTAGACCAACACAGGAAGCCTTAAAGCTTGCCAACGACCTAAAGATAGATGTTAGAACATACAAGGTTATCTACGATATCGTGGATGATGTCAAAAAATCGCTTTCTGGTCTATTGTCTCCTGAGGAGAAAGAGGAGATACTGGGCAGGGTTGAGGTTAGGCAAACATTTAAAGTGCCAAGGGTTGGCGTTGTTGCCGGTTGCTATGTAACCTATGGTAAAATAGCACGCAACGCAAAGGTTAGAGTCTTGAGGGATGGTGTTATAATCCATGAAGGCAATATAGCATCGCTTAAAAGATTCAAAGAGGATGTTTCAGAGGTTCAGCAGGGATATGAGTGTGGTGTTGGCATTGAGGCATTTAACGATATCAAAGAGGGTGATGTTATAGAGGTGTATAGAATTGTTAAGGTAGAAAGGGAATTGTGA
- a CDS encoding DUF503 domain-containing protein, with translation MIVGVMEIDFLIYDSFSLKDKRRVVKSLIERVKHNFNVSIAEVDNLDKHNFATVGVAVVSNEHAFIDRVFDKLIAFVESSFAVEIVDIRRGQL, from the coding sequence GTGATTGTTGGCGTTATGGAGATCGATTTTTTGATTTACGATAGTTTCTCTTTGAAGGATAAACGCAGGGTGGTGAAATCCTTGATTGAAAGGGTTAAACATAACTTTAATGTTTCTATTGCAGAGGTAGATAACCTTGATAAGCATAACTTTGCTACCGTGGGTGTAGCAGTGGTTTCAAACGAACACGCTTTTATAGATAGGGTGTTTGATAAATTGATAGCTTTTGTTGAGAGCAGCTTCGCAGTAGAGATTGTTGACATAAGAAGGGGGCAGTTATGA
- the rbfA gene encoding 30S ribosome-binding factor RbfA — MRRAPYKRKDRLASQIKKAVSEIIEFESGNEKLKSITLTDVEVSGDLRIATIFVSSSVGGLSPKEALDVLDKAKGFIRKSLAERIRVRYMPQIRFQYDASIDYGFKIDEILKEIKDDEEGG, encoded by the coding sequence ATGAGAAGGGCTCCTTATAAAAGGAAGGATAGGCTTGCAAGCCAGATAAAAAAAGCCGTATCAGAAATCATAGAGTTTGAAAGCGGTAACGAAAAGCTTAAAAGCATAACTTTAACAGATGTAGAGGTTTCTGGTGATTTGAGGATTGCTACGATCTTTGTTTCTTCTTCTGTTGGAGGCTTATCGCCTAAAGAGGCGCTTGATGTTTTGGATAAGGCTAAGGGTTTTATAAGAAAAAGCCTTGCAGAAAGAATCAGGGTTAGGTATATGCCTCAAATTAGATTTCAATACGATGCATCAATAGATTATGGTTTTAAGATAGATGAGATTTTGAAGGAGATAAAAGATGATGAAGAGGGTGGCTGA
- a CDS encoding DHH family phosphoesterase → MMKRVADILKQKHSFLIVSHKNPDGDAVGSSLALYSMLKELNKEVYVENPTKPAYIYEFLDDYDAIKYPVSNAKDVEVVIAVDSAELSRCGIDKDYVKDKIFINIDHHKTNPAFGDINIIEPKAAAVGCIIWDIFNLAGFEISKKTATYLYLSILTDTGSFRYSSTTPKTFYIASKLLETGIDAWWVASNVYESQRFEALKLLGEVLKTLQLHYSGKLAIEYVTQEMFKNTNTTADDTEGFVNFARSIKGVEVGVLLREDEPDKFKISIRSKGNVDVSNVAEAFGGGGHKNAAGGNIDLPLNKAIERIIEAFAFLKKDER, encoded by the coding sequence ATGATGAAGAGGGTGGCTGATATATTAAAACAGAAACACTCTTTTTTGATTGTTTCTCATAAAAATCCCGATGGCGATGCTGTGGGCTCATCGCTTGCCTTATACAGTATGCTTAAGGAATTAAACAAAGAGGTTTATGTGGAAAACCCAACAAAGCCTGCCTATATCTATGAGTTTCTGGATGACTACGATGCAATTAAATACCCAGTAAGCAACGCAAAGGATGTTGAGGTTGTAATAGCTGTAGATTCTGCTGAGCTTTCCCGCTGTGGCATTGATAAGGATTATGTTAAAGATAAGATATTTATCAACATAGACCACCATAAAACAAACCCTGCTTTTGGTGATATCAATATTATTGAGCCCAAAGCAGCAGCTGTCGGCTGTATTATCTGGGATATCTTTAATTTGGCAGGATTTGAAATATCCAAAAAAACCGCCACATACCTTTATTTAAGCATTCTTACCGATACAGGCTCTTTTAGATATTCATCAACAACACCAAAAACATTTTATATTGCCTCAAAGCTATTAGAAACCGGTATAGATGCTTGGTGGGTTGCCTCAAATGTTTATGAATCTCAACGTTTTGAGGCATTAAAACTGCTTGGTGAGGTTTTAAAAACCCTTCAGCTTCACTACAGTGGAAAACTGGCTATTGAATATGTGACACAGGAGATGTTTAAAAACACCAATACAACTGCAGATGATACAGAGGGTTTTGTTAATTTTGCAAGGAGCATTAAAGGTGTTGAGGTGGGTGTGCTTTTAAGGGAGGATGAGCCTGATAAGTTTAAAATCAGTATAAGGTCTAAAGGTAATGTGGATGTCAGTAATGTGGCTGAAGCCTTTGGTGGAGGAGGGCATAAAAACGCAGCAGGTGGTAATATAGACTTGCCTCTAAATAAGGCAATAGAGAGGATTATTGAAGCGTTTGCTTTTCTAAAAAAAGATGAACGATAG
- the truB gene encoding tRNA pseudouridine(55) synthase TruB, whose amino-acid sequence MNDSIVLVDKPAGITSFDVIKKLRKITGIKRIGHAGVLDKMATGLLICATGRATRLLSIFEDGYKIYESEFLFGLRTDTFDISGRVIEKKPCNISPEDIKAALNGFIGAIQQMPPPFSNVKVAGKRLYKYALKSEQVNIKPRTVIIKDIEIVSVDGNIVSLRITCSKGTYIRSLANDLGAKLQCGCVVKSLKRTYIHPFSLKQAGDPDNPRFLNLSEALFFIPRINVGKDIAEKIKNGVNICRLIFCENLKEDIYAVFDNFDNLVAVIERNNRTFSYKGVFI is encoded by the coding sequence ATGAACGATAGCATCGTTTTGGTTGATAAGCCTGCAGGCATTACATCGTTTGATGTAATAAAAAAGCTCAGAAAGATCACGGGAATTAAACGGATTGGACATGCGGGTGTTTTAGATAAGATGGCGACGGGTCTGCTAATATGCGCAACAGGTAGAGCAACAAGGCTGCTGAGTATATTTGAAGATGGTTATAAAATTTACGAATCTGAATTTTTATTCGGTTTAAGAACAGATACATTTGATATTTCCGGCAGGGTAATAGAGAAAAAACCGTGTAATATTTCACCAGAGGACATTAAAGCCGCATTGAATGGTTTTATCGGCGCAATTCAGCAGATGCCACCGCCGTTTTCCAATGTCAAGGTTGCAGGCAAACGCCTTTATAAATACGCTCTAAAAAGTGAACAGGTTAATATAAAACCAAGAACAGTTATTATTAAAGATATTGAGATAGTAAGTGTTGATGGCAATATCGTATCATTGAGGATAACCTGCTCTAAAGGCACATACATTCGCTCACTGGCAAACGATTTGGGCGCAAAGCTTCAATGCGGTTGCGTTGTAAAGAGTTTAAAGAGAACCTATATCCATCCTTTTAGTCTAAAGCAGGCAGGTGACCCTGATAATCCCCGTTTTTTAAACCTATCTGAGGCTCTATTTTTTATTCCACGCATAAATGTGGGAAAAGATATAGCAGAAAAAATCAAAAACGGTGTAAACATCTGTCGTTTAATTTTCTGTGAAAATCTAAAAGAAGACATCTATGCTGTATTTGATAATTTTGACAATCTTGTTGCAGTTATAGAAAGAAACAATAGAACCTTCTCATATAAGGGTGTTTTTATATAA
- a CDS encoding PadR family transcriptional regulator: MSDVKVKIKGWCKNYPGDRPPRFLRAFLLLFLAQGEAHGYELIEKLKEMGVKYETYEFGYVYKTLRNMEKEGLLSSRWNVKEKGAAKRIYRITDAGKKNLSDWARVLANIKDSIESFLKAYEEIENK, from the coding sequence ATGAGTGATGTGAAAGTCAAGATTAAAGGCTGGTGCAAAAACTATCCAGGCGATAGACCGCCAAGGTTTTTGAGGGCTTTTTTGTTGTTGTTTTTAGCCCAGGGTGAAGCACACGGTTATGAATTGATAGAAAAGCTTAAAGAGATGGGTGTAAAATATGAAACATACGAGTTTGGTTATGTGTATAAAACACTGAGAAATATGGAAAAAGAGGGATTGCTTTCAAGCAGGTGGAATGTAAAAGAAAAAGGTGCAGCAAAAAGGATTTACAGAATCACAGATGCAGGGAAAAAGAATCTTTCTGACTGGGCAAGGGTTCTGGCTAATATTAAAGATAGCATAGAAAGTTTTTTGAAGGCATACGAGGAGATAGAGAATAAATAG
- a CDS encoding HD-GYP domain-containing protein encodes MYRVSVDSLKPGMVLGKAIINDYGSILLNRGVKLTQFYIDQLKKLGYDAVFIEDPDTSDIIVEDDIKEQTRRKAVEHVRALFSIPMKEFNQVKKKEINEIKKEIEKGRIKEKLANSKLLKNIAAISYSIVDELMDSKMLSGLVSFKRYSDFTYKHCVDVTVLAVAIADKFLYDKDKLIELAKGCLLHDIGRVLLDKSLYEEPRRLSKEEFEIIKTHPTLGYITLKDIAEIGIIAAHIVYQHHEQQDGKGYPRGLKGDNTMPLPRKEIKKGYIMPLAEIVYAANVYDALVSPRVYRSAYTPDQAFFIMKRMAGTHINREVLKMMFEIIPAYPLGTTVIISSGRFKNYIGVVSKINPDNLSRPVIRVLFNEKRNRVEPFEIDLSANPHINISGIII; translated from the coding sequence ATGTATCGAGTTAGCGTTGATTCCCTAAAGCCTGGTATGGTTTTGGGAAAAGCGATTATAAACGATTACGGGAGTATCTTGCTTAACAGAGGCGTAAAACTTACGCAGTTCTACATCGATCAGTTAAAAAAATTAGGCTATGATGCAGTTTTTATAGAAGATCCCGATACATCGGATATTATCGTTGAGGATGACATAAAAGAGCAAACAAGAAGAAAAGCCGTTGAACATGTAAGAGCCCTGTTTTCCATTCCTATGAAGGAATTTAATCAGGTTAAGAAAAAAGAGATTAACGAAATAAAAAAGGAGATAGAAAAAGGGCGCATCAAGGAGAAGTTGGCCAATTCAAAGTTGTTGAAGAATATTGCGGCTATTTCCTATTCAATTGTCGATGAGCTTATGGATTCAAAGATGCTCAGTGGTCTTGTGAGTTTTAAGCGCTACAGCGATTTTACCTATAAACATTGCGTTGATGTGACTGTGCTTGCTGTAGCTATTGCCGATAAGTTTTTATACGACAAAGATAAATTGATTGAGCTTGCCAAGGGTTGTCTGTTGCACGATATAGGCAGGGTGCTACTTGATAAGAGTTTATATGAAGAGCCAAGGAGGCTCTCAAAAGAGGAATTTGAAATAATAAAGACCCATCCAACTTTGGGGTATATTACGCTTAAAGACATAGCAGAAATTGGTATTATTGCAGCACATATCGTTTATCAACACCACGAACAGCAGGACGGCAAAGGATACCCCAGAGGATTAAAGGGAGACAACACAATGCCTCTGCCAAGAAAAGAGATAAAAAAGGGTTATATCATGCCTCTTGCTGAGATTGTTTATGCTGCAAATGTGTATGATGCCCTCGTCTCCCCACGGGTTTACAGAAGCGCCTACACACCCGATCAGGCGTTTTTTATTATGAAAAGAATGGCTGGGACGCATATTAACCGTGAAGTTTTAAAGATGATGTTTGAGATAATCCCTGCATATCCTCTGGGCACAACGGTGATTATCTCATCCGGCAGGTTTAAAAACTATATTGGCGTGGTTTCAAAGATCAACCCGGATAACCTTTCCCGTCCCGTTATAAGGGTGTTGTTTAACGAAAAGAGAAACAGGGTAGAGCCGTTTGAGATAGATCTGTCGGCAAACCCTCATATAAACATAAGCGGAATCATTATCTAA
- a CDS encoding ABC1 kinase family protein — protein MGIKKRSFQNFRRLNQIAFIVAKYGLGELAEFTKTKKAFRLDESTVAKRFRRMLEELGPTFVKFGQLLSTQEGILPEAFIEELKKLQDEVEPFDFEEVKHIIEKELKKPLNEIFDEFEKIPEASASLGQVHKAKLKNGKWVAVKVQRPDIENIINSDMFLLRRLGSLIANKVRHYFHFNIMPLIDEFDKTIKREMDYEIEAHYIDTFKKNLKPFEYVYVPEVYWEFTTRRVITMEYIFGYKATNKQSIIDAGFDLKDLALKGAKVFWYQIFDVGLFHADPHPGNIIIMNDGRICYIDYGMVGKINEDDKLSLIEMITGFIQKDASKIIYAIENFATVGVSSNIDELLSDIEELIETYHSLPLKRMQLSKILRDVFAVLRKHSIIIKRSSSRLLRAIIIADGVGRDFYGEFNFVEVAAPYFKRFAWKFYSPSNILKMLFTPNPNYLLLLKKFPKAARSIIDTLQEGSIKVDVEVNLFEKMINTFRYVARQIGISLIISAVIIGTSLLLAYRVGPKIHSIPLVLIIGVIIIIILAIGIYKAEKRL, from the coding sequence ATGGGAATAAAAAAACGCAGCTTCCAAAACTTTAGACGCCTCAATCAGATAGCCTTCATCGTGGCTAAATACGGACTTGGAGAATTAGCTGAATTTACGAAAACAAAAAAAGCCTTTAGATTGGATGAATCAACCGTTGCAAAAAGATTCAGGCGTATGCTTGAGGAGTTAGGCCCCACTTTTGTTAAATTCGGTCAGCTTCTATCAACCCAAGAGGGCATCCTTCCTGAGGCGTTTATCGAGGAATTAAAAAAGCTACAGGATGAAGTGGAGCCGTTCGACTTTGAAGAAGTAAAACATATAATCGAAAAAGAACTCAAAAAACCGCTGAATGAGATATTTGATGAGTTTGAGAAAATACCTGAGGCAAGCGCCTCCTTAGGTCAGGTTCATAAGGCAAAACTAAAAAATGGTAAATGGGTTGCCGTAAAAGTCCAGCGTCCAGATATAGAAAACATTATAAACTCCGACATGTTTTTACTGAGGCGGTTGGGCTCTTTGATTGCAAACAAGGTTAGACACTACTTCCACTTCAACATTATGCCGCTAATAGATGAGTTTGATAAAACCATCAAAAGAGAGATGGACTATGAAATAGAGGCCCACTATATCGATACCTTTAAAAAAAATCTAAAACCGTTTGAATATGTTTATGTGCCTGAGGTTTACTGGGAATTTACAACCCGCAGGGTCATCACCATGGAATATATATTTGGCTATAAGGCAACCAATAAACAGTCTATAATCGATGCGGGCTTCGATTTAAAAGATCTGGCACTAAAGGGTGCAAAGGTTTTCTGGTATCAGATCTTTGATGTTGGCCTGTTTCATGCAGATCCCCATCCGGGCAATATTATAATTATGAACGATGGCAGAATCTGTTACATCGACTACGGCATGGTAGGAAAAATCAACGAGGATGACAAGCTATCATTAATAGAGATGATTACAGGTTTTATTCAAAAGGATGCATCAAAGATTATCTACGCAATAGAAAATTTTGCCACTGTTGGTGTATCATCAAATATAGATGAGCTTTTGAGTGATATAGAGGAGCTGATTGAAACATACCACTCATTGCCTTTAAAAAGAATGCAGTTATCCAAAATATTAAGGGATGTATTTGCCGTTTTGCGCAAACACAGTATTATTATCAAGCGCAGCTCTTCAAGGCTTCTGAGGGCTATCATCATCGCCGATGGAGTGGGACGGGATTTTTATGGTGAATTTAACTTTGTTGAGGTGGCAGCCCCCTATTTTAAGCGTTTCGCATGGAAGTTTTATTCACCGTCAAATATTTTAAAAATGCTCTTTACACCAAATCCAAATTACCTGTTACTTTTGAAAAAATTCCCAAAAGCAGCAAGGAGTATTATCGATACACTGCAGGAAGGCTCCATAAAAGTCGATGTTGAGGTAAATCTTTTTGAGAAGATGATAAACACATTTAGATATGTGGCACGCCAGATAGGCATAAGCCTTATAATCAGTGCCGTTATTATCGGCACATCACTGCTTTTAGCCTACAGAGTTGGACCAAAAATCCACTCAATCCCGCTTGTATTGATAATAGGTGTCATTATAATAATTATCCTTGCTATAGGTATCTACAAAGCCGAAAAGAGGCTTTAG
- a CDS encoding UbiX family flavin prenyltransferase has translation MKIAIGISGASGSVYAKRLIEVLSSNHELFVVYSDIARQIFLEENTTDIDEFLKSKKNIKVFDNGNLAAPLSSGSFIIDACIVIPCSMKTLSSIANGFCDTLIVRCADVTLKEHRKLIVAPRETPLSSIQIENMLKIANSGGVILPLMPAFYHKPKTIDDLVDFLVGKIIDQLKIDHNLFKRWE, from the coding sequence ATGAAAATAGCCATAGGCATAAGCGGTGCAAGCGGTAGCGTTTATGCAAAGCGGTTGATTGAGGTTTTAAGTAGCAACCATGAGCTTTTTGTGGTCTATTCAGATATTGCCAGACAAATCTTCTTAGAAGAAAACACAACAGACATAGATGAGTTTTTAAAAAGTAAAAAAAACATAAAGGTTTTTGACAACGGCAATTTAGCCGCTCCTTTATCCAGCGGTTCATTTATAATAGATGCCTGTATAGTGATACCATGTTCTATGAAAACGCTATCTTCCATAGCAAACGGTTTTTGTGATACATTGATTGTTAGATGCGCAGATGTAACATTGAAAGAACACAGAAAACTCATTGTGGCGCCAAGAGAAACACCCCTTTCATCCATCCAGATAGAAAACATGCTAAAAATTGCAAACAGCGGTGGTGTTATATTGCCTTTAATGCCTGCTTTTTATCACAAACCAAAAACCATCGATGACCTTGTTGACTTTTTAGTGGGTAAAATAATCGATCAGCTAAAAATCGATCACAACCTCTTTAAGCGATGGGAATAA
- the flgA gene encoding flagellar basal body P-ring formation chaperone FlgA, translated as MKQMQKPYRLPMKCFRLLILSSVSIFILIISSYACDIQLKSSAVVSSKNITLKTIASRYPKKWANTILCDAPYTNNSITLTKTYIKALLKNRGIDASICGAELVKITSKAFLLTQSKLNSILNKRLNYITKLPIKLPFKNWQFSVVKIQKSKDLMFITLKAYTASQKRFISIIAKQNISATLIPVASHSIELGQIITASDITFKAIPQTYPGIFKNKKSIIGRVAVSFIPAGKPFSIANTRRFKPVRLGDIVKVKVKEGNIIIYTTAKALKGGYSGDIIPIMYLSSRRVLPAQIIGKKLVEVQ; from the coding sequence ATGAAACAAATGCAAAAGCCATACAGACTTCCGATGAAATGCTTCAGACTGCTAATACTCTCAAGCGTTAGTATTTTTATACTTATAATCAGCTCATACGCCTGTGATATTCAGCTAAAAAGTTCAGCTGTTGTTAGCTCAAAAAACATCACGCTAAAAACAATAGCAAGCAGATACCCTAAAAAATGGGCTAACACAATTCTGTGCGATGCACCCTACACAAACAACTCAATAACATTGACAAAAACCTATATAAAAGCACTTTTAAAAAATAGAGGTATCGATGCAAGTATTTGCGGTGCAGAGTTGGTTAAGATTACATCAAAGGCGTTTCTTCTAACACAAAGCAAATTAAACTCAATTTTAAATAAAAGATTAAACTACATAACAAAACTTCCCATAAAGCTGCCGTTTAAAAACTGGCAATTCAGTGTTGTAAAAATCCAAAAAAGCAAGGATTTGATGTTTATAACTCTAAAAGCCTATACCGCCTCACAAAAAAGATTTATATCGATAATTGCAAAACAAAACATCTCTGCCACTTTAATACCTGTTGCAAGCCATAGTATAGAGTTGGGTCAAATTATAACAGCCTCAGATATTACTTTCAAAGCCATACCACAAACATATCCGGGCATCTTTAAAAACAAAAAATCAATCATAGGTAGGGTTGCTGTATCATTCATTCCTGCAGGTAAACCCTTTAGTATTGCAAACACTCGCAGATTTAAGCCTGTCAGGTTAGGAGATATTGTTAAAGTAAAGGTCAAAGAGGGCAATATTATCATCTACACAACGGCAAAAGCCTTGAAAGGAGGCTACAGCGGGGATATAATTCCAATTATGTATTTAAGCTCAAGAAGGGTTTTGCCAGCTCAAATCATAGGCAAGAAACTGGTTGAAGTGCAATGA
- the flgG gene encoding flagellar basal-body rod protein FlgG produces the protein MIRSLWTAATGMEAQQLNVDTIANNLANVNTVGFKRSRADFEDLLYQMIRQPGVSSTANTVEPTGIQIGLGVKPAAVVKNFSQGNFKETGNPLDVAIAGHGFFQITMPDGTIAYTRSGAFKIDNNGRIVNSEGYPLTPQITIPNDTVAINIGNDGTVSVLEAGQNTPTQIGQIQLAYFVNPAGLKALGHNLFQQTTSSGAPTVGNPGTNGLGTLEQGVLEMSNVSVVQEMVEMIAAQRAYETNAKAIQTSDEMLQTANTLKR, from the coding sequence ATGATAAGGTCTTTATGGACTGCTGCAACAGGTATGGAGGCTCAACAGCTTAATGTTGATACAATAGCCAACAATCTTGCAAATGTTAATACGGTTGGATTTAAAAGAAGTAGGGCGGATTTTGAAGATCTGCTCTATCAGATGATCAGACAGCCCGGTGTTTCATCAACAGCAAATACAGTTGAACCCACCGGTATTCAGATAGGATTGGGTGTAAAACCTGCAGCCGTTGTGAAGAATTTCTCGCAGGGTAATTTTAAGGAAACAGGCAATCCGTTAGATGTAGCCATTGCAGGACACGGGTTTTTTCAGATCACAATGCCTGATGGAACAATAGCCTACACCCGCAGCGGAGCCTTCAAGATAGACAACAACGGCAGAATCGTTAACAGCGAGGGATATCCTTTAACGCCACAGATAACCATTCCAAACGACACAGTGGCAATTAACATAGGCAACGATGGCACGGTTTCAGTGCTTGAGGCAGGCCAAAACACACCCACCCAAATCGGTCAGATTCAGCTTGCATACTTTGTAAATCCAGCAGGACTCAAAGCCCTTGGTCATAACCTGTTTCAGCAAACAACATCATCAGGAGCTCCAACTGTTGGCAATCCAGGAACAAACGGACTTGGCACACTTGAGCAGGGCGTTCTTGAGATGAGTAATGTTAGTGTAGTTCAGGAAATGGTAGAAATGATAGCTGCGCAGAGGGCTTATGAAACAAATGCAAAAGCCATACAGACTTCCGATGAAATGCTTCAGACTGCTAATACTCTCAAGCGTTAG